The following coding sequences lie in one Drosophila bipectinata strain 14024-0381.07 chromosome XR, DbipHiC1v2, whole genome shotgun sequence genomic window:
- the Ubr1 gene encoding E3 ubiquitin-protein ligase UBR1 isoform X3 — MDRYDMEDVVVAPPAECNSPLKEWRLKFQAGTLARSDIVEFFKKDSPKYFDYSNEMETDTNALTRCRAVTCLACCGEHMVTDSSSDDDSSMDSDLVPFDEIIRSNTKSMNLVQEIKRLQEGKRGLIRGSSKSGVKCMFKESLAQEEMIDVLVEFILGDNPATALEKLRLEGNTATVCGKVFKNGEPTYSCRECGVDPTCVLCVNCFKRSAHRFHKYKMSTSGGGGCCDCGDDEAWKKDHYCQLHLANRKDPLESKIITDAVLERAEICFGAILAFCVNYLEIEPNASLQCLDAGAEGQLDGPQYCTVLYNDESHTFDQVIQTLTKIAKCRHKDAMEIVAAIDREGRAVVKCDTFKICNDLKTAIENQMMPHSGLVTTPRNYQSLRTSVLHIGAVACQQFALQLLGWFQEFLVRHCLFRKTFASLVQRRQEEFCIRHILEYDVKLWKTARTCWHRLLISGMLMEYENKVVLAQEFSRRYATIVEDFIGDDHDHAFSIVSLSVQLFTVPSIAHHLIAQEGIFDKLLHTFYHVAIEKFIQNRTLHFSKNIASLTFFKRANYILYDLRYLLSLKPEVLSNDLRSGFLEGCRALLRVLNVMQGMESITRQTGQHMDYEPEWECAFNLHIKLATTISQVIEWAASDAKLLRKLYKMTLRALMNNTFIVEGQKSEAKSVAGHVANCLVYDVSSSSVSIHLPLSRFYAGIYLHLGDHDMTYDGLQAETEALQRKFTPREIIEPVLCTHAMIAQVAAGMWRRNGYSLLHQLYFYRNVRCRVEMLDRDICCLQIGASLMESNEFLIHLLNKFNLIAWAQPNYEKKLAESSVDDEMMRQLSMIDEFLELLIVIIGERWMPGVSMVTEEERLMKEIIQLLCIKSYSHSELSRALPDGNGGNGDTIFEDVINSVAVFKKPVGADGKGVYELKERLYEEFNVYFYHYTKEDKSKAEELQRERCKAKKQLVCCPPPKLPQLTPAFKSMANILQCNVFLNICTLTMDRALEENRTFTESHLQKILHLLGFAIQEELSEHYPFLSFYERSQQYGILKKLDELARCPTLGAHHDFILWTIKRYKELQAKQTPSCSGAGPSGSQQTLASDEPQSSEEQLRREKEDRARLAAERRAKVMAQIQNAQKSFMNSNAEMFADSGSGTMEWEDIPAAEEEQGAVALKPNVVSCLGPERRTYQHTEPDFKCILCFETCAISRPGPPLVSSAFIQTSRVILTAPNQHQGRCALHVSCCGHVMHYSCWQEYYSNEETKEQRRPHRNRIALNAAHNVEFHCPYCRTLSNTVLPVSEALPAFTQSAANASGQQEGGYLPLDSFIEIMRTLAAELGNYGLDDLKQRTSMANILRKANLGGADRAQFERSVQLVQDPPRLHHHWFDVMGGFYKAMGNAMTSQLQPQKELPGAATPPGIDEAESAAQLWDTCSYTLQALEIYLFANQKPLKAELPMRHQCCATNLVRACSLSSAASSLMDQSPELGNTSLVPAIAPMVKPHPELASKLLDTIFCQKGASVLEWDCFRMLVQFQFGVLHLMGCENVFTSHFPASDVHAIIPSGNMFDYYILQTMFLANVTKAVICFDADVEQAKRMVDEELELLPYVEQLPAKIQENMVAFYRRYNMAARKKQLAKQRKMDQDNEEQEHQPTAVIPCDFYTLALMLGYVQRQMGSFLRCACLFYRCLTDIDFPDTFPTDQPDRFDLMCTYLGLDPNLGVYFDMETVYATMMHSFASHRDILRQLDSGRQTIEVVPCLRPLPRLKTLFDDYSDLINSVSDIFCPNNEREEMKTPTMCLICGAILCGQSYCCQPELGKMSVGACTHHAHDCGAEVGIFLRIRDCQVVYLGRGKGCFVQPPYLDEYGETDQGLRRGNPLRLCQAAYGRIFMQWLGHGLHEEIARLNDNTNVAVTQWHHM; from the exons ATGGATCGCTACGACATGGAGGACGTCGTGGTGGCACCTCCCGCCGAATGCAATTCGCCGCTCAAGGAGTGGCGCCTCAAGTTCCAGGCCGGCACCCTCGCACGCAGCGACATTGTCGAGTTCTTCAAGAAGGATTCGCCCAAGTACTTCGACTACTCGAACGAAATGGAAACAG ATACAAATGCCCTTACTC GGTGTCGAGCTGTCACCTGCCTGGCGTGCTGCGGCGAGCACATGGTCACCGACTCTAGTTCGGATGACGACAGCTCCATGGACTCGGACCTGGTGCCCTTCGACGAGATCATCCGTTCGAACACCAAGAGCATGAACCTCGTGCAGGAGATCAAGCGCCTGCAGGAGGGAAAGCGCGGTCTGATCCGCGGCTCCAGTAAGTCCGGAG TCAAGTGCATGTTTAAGGAGTCACTGGCCCAGGAGGAGATGATCGACGTCCTGGTCGAGTTCATACTGGGCGACAATCCCGCGACAGCGCTGGAGAAACTCCGCCTGGAGGGCAACACCGCCACCGTTTGTGGCAAGGTCTTCAAGAACGGTGAGCCCACGTACAGCTGCCGGGAGTGCGGCGTCGATCCCACCTGCGTGCTCTGCGTCAACTGCTTCAAGCGATCGGCGCACCGCTTCCACAAGTACAAGATGTCCACCTCCGGCGGCGGTGGATGCTGCGACTGCGGCGACGACGAGGCCTGGAAAAAGGATCACTACTGTCAGTTGCATCTG GCGAATCGCAAAGACCCGCTGGAGAGCAAGATCATCACGGATGCCGTGCTGGAGCGTGCCGAGATCTGCTTTGGGGCCATACTGGCCTTCTGTGTCAACTATCTGGAGATCGAGCCGAACGCCAGTCTGCAGTGCCTGGACGCCGGCGCCGAGGGGCAGTTGGATGGGCCACAGTATTGCACGGTTCTGTACAACGACGAGTCGCACACCTTCGACCAGGTCATCCAGACCCTCACCAAGATCGCCAAGTGCCGTCACAAGGACGCCATGGAGATTGTGGCGGCCATAGATCGCGAGGGGCGGGCGGTGGTCAAGTGCGATACCTTTAAG ATATGCAACGATCTGAAAACAGCCATTGAGAACCAAATGATGCCGCACTCTGGACTGGTGACCACTCCGCGCAACTACCAGTCGCTGCGCACCTCTGTGCTGCACATCGGGGCGGTGGCCTGCCAGCAGTTCGCCCTACAGCTGCTGGGCTGGTTCCAGGAGTTCCTCGTCCGCCACTGCCTCTTCCGGAAGACGTTCGCCAGCCTGGTGCAGCGCCGTCAGGAGGAATTCTGCATCCGCCACATACTCGAGTACGACGTGAAGCTGTGGAAGACGGCCCGCACCTGCTGGCACCGCCTCCTCATCTCCGGCATGCTGATGGAGTACGAGAACAAGGTGGTGCTGGCCCAGGAGTTCTCGCGCCGCTACGCCACCATCGTGGAGGACTTCATCGGCGACGATCACGACCACGCGTTCTCGATTGTCTCGCTCAGCGTGCAACTGTTCACGGTGCCGAGCATAGCCCATCACCTGATCGCCCAGGAGGGCATCTTCGACAAGCTGCTGCACACGTTCTACCACGTGGCCATCGAGAAGTTCATCCAGAACCGGACGCTGCACTTCAGCAAGAACATCGCCAGCCTGACGTTCTTCAAGCGGGCCAACTACATACTGTACGACCTGCGCTACCTGCTCAGCCTGAAGCCGGAGGTGCTGAGCAACGACCTGCGCAGCGGCTTCCTCGAGGGCTGTCGCGCCCTCCTCCGCGTCCTCAACGTGATGCAGGGCATGGAGTCGATCACCCGCCAGACCGGCCAGCACATGGACTACGAGCCGGAGTGGGAGTGCGCCTTCAACCTGCACATCAAGCTGGCCACCACCATCTCCCAGGTGATCGAGTGGGCGGCCAGCGACGCCAAGCTGCTGCGCAAGCTCTACAAGATGACCCTGCGGGCGCTGATGAACAACACCTTCATCGTCGAGGGCCAGAAGTCCGAGGCTAAGAGCGTGGCCGGCCATGTCGCCAACTGCCTGGTGTACGATGTCTCCTCCAGTTCCGTTTCCATACACCTGCCCTTGTCGCGCTTCTACGCCGGCATCTACCTGCACCTGGGCGACCACGACATGACCTACGACGGCCTGCAGGCGGAGACGGAGGCGCTGCAGCGCAAGTTCACGCCCAGGGAGATCATCGAACCGGTGCTGTGCACCCACGCCATGATCGCCCAGGTGGCTGCCGGTATGTGGCGCCGCAACGGCTACTCCCTGCTGCATCAACTCTATTTCTATCGGAACGTACGGTGTCGGGTGGAGATGCTGGACAGGGACATCTGCTGCCTGCAGATCGGTGCCTCCCTCATGGAGAGCAACGAGTTCCTCATCCATCTGCTGAACAAGTTCAACCTGATCGCCTGGGCCCAGCCCAACTACGAGAAGAAGCTGGCCGAGTCCAGTGTGGACGACGAGATGATGCGCCAGCTGTCGATGATCGACGAGTTCCTCGAGCTGCTGATCGTCATCATTGGCGAGCGGTGGATGCCGGGCGTCTCAATGGTCACCGAGGAGGAGCGCCTCATGAAGGAGATCATCCAGCTGCTGTGCATCAAGTCCTACTCCCACTCGGAGCTGAGTCGCGCCCTGCCCGACGGCAACGGCGGCAACGGCGACACCATCTTCGAGGATGTCATCAACTCGGTGGCGGTCTTCAAGAAGCCAGTCGGAGCCGACGGCAAGGGTGTCTACGAGCTGAAGGAGCGCCTCTACGAGGAGTTCAACGTCTACTTCTATCACTACACCAAGGAGGACAAGTCCAAGGCCGAGGAGCTGCAGCGGGAGCGTTGCAAGGCCAAGAAGCAGCTCGTCTGCTGCCCTCCGCCCAAGCTGCCCCAACTGACGCCTGCCTTCAA GTCCATGGCCAACATCCTGCAGTGCAACGTGTTCCTCAACATCTGTACCCTGACGATGGACCGTGCCCTCGAAGAGAATCGCACCTTCACCGAATCCCACTTGCAAAAG ATCTTGCATCTCTTGGGCTTTGCCATccaggaggagctgagcgagCACTATCCCTTCCTCAGCTTCTACGAACGCTCCCAGCAGTACGGAATCCTCAAGAAACTGGACGAGCTGGCACGCTGCCCCACG TTGGGAGCCCATCATGACTTCATACTGTGGACAATCAAGCGGTACAAGGAGCTGCAGGCCAAGCAGACGCCCAGCTGCTCCGGAGCCGGTCCGTCCGGGTCCCAGCAGACCCTGGCCAGCGACGAGCCGCAGAGCTCCGAGGAGCAGCTGCGCCGCGAGAAGGAGGACCGCGCCCGTCTGGCGGCCGAGCGTCGGGCCAAGGTGATGGCCCAGATCCAGAACGCCCAGAAATCGTTCATGAACAGCAACGCCGAGATGTTCGCCGATTCGGGATCCGGCACCATGGAGTGGGAGGACATCCCCGCCGCCGAGGAGGAGCAGGGCGCCGTGGCCCTCAAGCCGAACGTTGTTTCCTGTCTGGGGCCGGAGCGGCGCACCTACCAGCACACCGAGCCCGACTTCAAGTGCATCCTGTGCTTCGAAACCTGTGCCATCAGTCGTCCGGGGCCGCCGCTGGTGAGCTCCGCCTTCATTCAGACCTCGCGGGTGATCCTCACCGCCCCGAACCAGCACCAGGGCCGCTGCGCCCTCCACGTCAGCTGCTGCGGCCACGTGATGCACTACAGCTGCTGGCAGGAGTACTACAGCAACGAGGAGACGAAGGAGCAGCGGCGTCCGCACCGCAACCGCATCGCCCTGAACGCCGCCCACAACGTGGAGTTCCACTGTCCCTACTGCCGGACCCTCAGCAACACGGTCCTGCCGGTCAGCGAGGCCCTCCCGGCCTTCACCCAGTCCGCGGCCAACGCCAGTGGCCAGCAGGAGGGCGGCTACCTGCCGCTGGACAGCTTCATCGAGATCATGCGCACCCTGGCCGCCGAGCTGGGCAACTACGGCTTGGACGACCTCAAGCAGCGCACCAGCATGGCCAACATCCTGCGCAAAGCGAATCTCGGCGGCGCCGACAGGGCCCAGTTCGAGCGCAGCGTCCAGCTGGTCCAGGATCCGCCGCGGCTGCACCACCACTGGTTCGACGTGATGGGCGGCTTCTACAAGGCCATGGGCAACGCCATGACCAGCCAGCTGCAGCCCCAGAAGGAGCTCCCCGGCGCCGCCACCCCGCCGGGCATCGACGAGGCCGAATCGGCCGCCCAGCTGTGGGACACCTGCAGCTACACCCTGCAGGCCCTCGAGATCTATCTGTTCGCCAACCAGAAGCCGCTCAAGGCCGAGTTGCCGATGCGCCACCAGTGTTGTGCCACCAACTTGGTGCGCGCCTGCTCTCTCTCCTCGGCCGCCAGCAGCTTGATGGACCAGAGCCCGGAACTGGGCAATACCAGCCTGGTACCGGCCATCGCCCCCATGGTGAAGCCACATCCGGAGCTGGCCTCGAAGCTGCTCGACACGATCTTCTGCCAGAAGGGAGCCAGTGTCCTGGAGTGGGACTGCTTCCGTATGCTGGTCCAGTTCCAGTTCGGAGTCCTTCACCTGATGGGATGCGAGAACG TATTCACCAGCCACTTTCCGGCGTCCGATGTCCACGCCATCATACCCAGCGGCAACATGTTCGACTACTACATTCTGCAGACCATGTTCCTGGCCAACGTGACCAAGGCGGTGATCTGTTTCGACGCAGACGTCGAGCAGGCCAAGAGAATGGTGGACGAGGAGCTGGAACTGCTGCCGTACGTGGAGCAGCTGCCGGCCAAGATCCAGGAGAACATGGTGGCCTTCTATCGGCGCTACAACATGGCGGCGAGGAAGAAGCAGCTGGCCAAGCAGCGCAAAATGGACCAGGACAACGAGGAGCAGGAGCACCAGCCAACGGCAGTGATACCCTGCGACTTCTACACCCTGGCCCTGATGCTGGGCTACGTGCAGCGGCAGATGGGCTCCTTCCTGCGGTGCGCCTGTCTCTTCTATCGCTGCCTGACCGACATCGACTTCCCGGACACGTTCCCGACGGACCAGCCGGACCGCTTCGACCTGATGTGCACGTACTTGGGCCTGGACCCCAATCTGGGCGTCTACTTTGACATGGAGACGGTGTACGCCACCATGATGCACTCGTTCGCCTCGCACCGGGACATACTGCGCCAGCTGGACAGCGGCAGGCAGACCATCGAGGTGGTGCCCTGCCTGCGCCCCCTGCCGCGCCTGAAGACCCTCTTCGACGACTACTCCGACCTGATCAACAGCGTGTCGGACATCTTCTGTCCGAACAACGAGCGCGAGGAGATGAAGACGCCGACCATGTGTCTGATCTGCGGCGCCATCCTGTGCGGCCAGTCGTACTGCTGCCAGCCGGAGCTGGGCAAGATGTCGGTGGGCGCGTGCACCCACCACGCTCACGACTGCGGCGCCGAGGTGGGCATCTTCCTGCGCATCCGCGACTGCCAGGTGGTGTATCTGGGCCGGGGCAAGGGATGCTTCGTGCAGCCGCCCTACCTGGACGAGTACGGCGAGACGGACCAGGGCCTGAGGCGGGGCAATCCGCTGCGGCTGTGCCAGGCGGCGTACGGCCGGATATTTATGCAGTGGCTGGGCCATGGGCTGCACGAGGAGATCGCGCGGCTGAACGACAACACCAATGTGGCGGTGACGCAGTGGCATCACATGTAG